From a region of the Gossypium raimondii isolate GPD5lz chromosome 10, ASM2569854v1, whole genome shotgun sequence genome:
- the LOC105775354 gene encoding uncharacterized protein LOC105775354: MDFVSELPLSCWVIVDQLTKFAHFILVRTDYSLQKLAKLYIFEIVRLHGVPVSIISDRDPRFTSRFWKKLHEALGSRLNFSTAFHPQTDGQSKKVIQILEDMLRSCVIDFRDLKRRDIEYSVVDFVFLKVSPWKKVLRFGRKGKLNPKFIGLYQILKRVRLVTYQLELPPKLDRIHDVFHVLMLRWYRSDPSHVVSVEEIEIRPDLSFEEDSVQILDRDVKVLRRKSIPLVKVL, translated from the exons ATGGACTTTGTTAGCGAGTTGCCCTTGTCTTgctgggtcatcgtggatcaaTTGACCAAATTTGCTCATTTTATTCTGGTTCGGACGGACTACTCTCTGCAGAAGTTAGCGAAGCTCTATATCTTCgagattgtaagactgcatggggttCCTGTTTCGATtatttcagatagagatcctcgCTTCACTTCTCGATTCTGGAAGAAATTGCACGAGGCTCTGGGTTCGAGATTGAACTTtagtactgcgttccatcctcagactgatggtcaATCTAAGaaggtgattcagatactggaggatatgcttcggaGCTGTGTAATAGATTTtcgag ATCTAAAGAGGAGAGATATTGAGTACTCTGTGGTTGACTTTGTCTTCCTTAAGGTttctccgtggaagaaagttttgaggtttggtcgtaagggcaagttgaacCCTAAGTTCATTGGGTTGTATCAGATTCTGAAGCGTGTGAGACTAGTCACTTATCAGTTGGAGCTACCTCCAAAGTTAGACCGTATACATGACGTGTTTCATGTCTTGATGTTGAGGTGGTATCGGTCTGATCCATCTCACGTTGTTtctgttgaggagatcgagATTAGACCGGATTTGAGTTTTGAGGAGGATTCGGTTCAGATCTTAGATCGTGATGTTAAGGTTCTGAGGAGGAAGTCTATTCCGTTAGTAAAGGTTCTATAG